One genomic region from Elusimicrobiota bacterium encodes:
- the pcrA_2 gene encoding ATP-dependent DNA helicase PcrA — MDDIKTTIHGDATSDQIKAIDHVGSHARLLAGPGTGKTKTLTRRVLSLILQHNADPETILLLTFTRLAAAQLKDEIKKVLEPLGKATPQVSTLHSFALRQILFNSSRVDALPRPIRIADDWEERHIIQEDLKRILNLKEIADVQKLINQLSTDWETLRVDEIGWQQQFPNPAFLGAWQGHKNQYGETLRAELVYQLKRQLNQNRDFQLDKEYKHILIDEYQDLNACDLAVVNELAKRGAELFVAGDDDQSIYGFRFATPDGIRNFDQFYQNAQKLALEICFRCDKNILHSAEFVASLDPRRLPKPTRTKDEADDGEVLIIGFRDQVHEAESIAKKIKSLIDAGTNPDQITILLRSDRNGALSKPIIEMLKKQNVDVSLSTDSELDNNNEYRAVLSIIRLLVDQNDCLAWRTLLQIGKNGLGDECIKNIENYAQSKDIRFSAAIQKIAENQNELRKFGQKISAFVSGTKTIIEELKAVENPIEVINSLVDKFMTASEIKEQVKKYFIGILENQEKTDLENLIKAVSISSEFIEQETKENAVNILTMHQAKGLTFDVCFIVGAEDEFIPGRNTGDKEGDERRLLYVSMTRARHKLFISYCNKRTGQQRHSGSNSGTEKRTLTRFLRDSKIPIKQVK; from the coding sequence ATGGACGATATAAAAACTACAATTCACGGGGACGCAACAAGCGACCAAATTAAAGCAATTGATCATGTCGGTAGCCATGCTCGATTACTCGCAGGTCCCGGAACTGGCAAAACAAAGACGCTCACGCGCCGTGTACTTTCTTTAATCCTTCAACACAATGCCGACCCCGAAACGATTCTTTTGCTGACATTTACTCGTTTGGCGGCTGCTCAACTGAAAGATGAGATTAAAAAGGTACTGGAACCGTTAGGCAAGGCAACGCCACAAGTTTCAACACTTCATTCATTTGCGTTAAGGCAGATTCTTTTTAATTCAAGCAGGGTTGACGCTTTGCCCCGACCAATAAGAATTGCCGATGATTGGGAAGAGCGGCATATTATTCAAGAAGATTTGAAAAGAATATTGAATCTTAAAGAAATTGCCGATGTTCAAAAACTAATAAACCAACTTTCAACCGATTGGGAAACTTTGAGAGTTGATGAAATTGGCTGGCAACAACAATTTCCAAACCCCGCCTTTCTTGGAGCGTGGCAAGGCCATAAAAATCAATATGGCGAAACATTGAGAGCAGAACTTGTCTATCAGCTTAAGAGGCAATTAAATCAAAATAGAGATTTCCAGTTGGACAAAGAATATAAACACATTTTAATCGATGAATATCAAGATTTAAACGCTTGTGATTTGGCAGTCGTTAATGAATTGGCAAAACGAGGAGCAGAATTATTTGTCGCTGGGGACGACGACCAAAGCATTTATGGCTTCCGTTTCGCTACTCCTGACGGTATCAGAAATTTTGATCAGTTTTATCAAAACGCCCAAAAGCTGGCGCTAGAGATTTGCTTTCGTTGCGACAAAAATATTCTGCATTCGGCTGAATTTGTTGCCAGTCTTGATCCGCGCCGTTTGCCAAAACCGACACGGACAAAAGACGAAGCCGACGACGGTGAGGTTTTAATTATCGGATTTAGAGATCAGGTGCACGAAGCAGAATCAATAGCAAAGAAAATAAAAAGTTTGATTGACGCTGGAACAAATCCAGATCAAATTACAATCTTGCTTAGAAGCGACCGAAATGGCGCATTATCAAAACCGATTATAGAAATGTTGAAAAAACAAAATGTCGATGTTTCGTTGTCGACCGATTCCGAGTTAGATAATAACAATGAGTATCGTGCGGTTTTATCAATAATTCGTTTGTTGGTTGATCAAAATGACTGTTTGGCTTGGCGAACTTTACTACAAATCGGAAAAAATGGTTTAGGTGATGAGTGTATAAAAAATATAGAAAATTACGCTCAAAGCAAGGATATAAGATTTAGCGCAGCTATTCAAAAAATTGCCGAAAATCAAAATGAATTGCGAAAATTTGGTCAGAAAATATCAGCTTTTGTTTCTGGAACAAAGACAATTATTGAAGAATTGAAGGCGGTCGAAAATCCGATTGAAGTAATCAATAGTTTGGTTGATAAATTTATGACCGCAAGTGAGATAAAAGAGCAGGTGAAAAAATATTTTATCGGAATTTTGGAGAATCAGGAAAAAACGGATTTAGAAAACTTGATCAAAGCGGTGAGTATATCTTCTGAATTTATCGAACAAGAAACCAAAGAAAATGCCGTCAATATTTTAACAATGCACCAAGCAAAAGGCTTAACTTTTGATGTTTGCTTTATCGTAGGTGCAGAAGATGAATTTATTCCCGGACGAAACACCGGCGACAAAGAAGGAGATGAAAGACGGCTTTTGTATGTATCAATGACGAGAGCGCGCCATAAACTTTTTATCAGTTATTGCAATAAGAGAACCGGACAGCAGCGACATTCTGGAAGTAATAGCGGAACGGAAAAAAGGACTTTGACTAGATTTCTTAGGGATTCCAAAATTCCGATAAAACAGGTAAAATAA